One region of Glycine max cultivar Williams 82 chromosome 9, Glycine_max_v4.0, whole genome shotgun sequence genomic DNA includes:
- the LOC100809789 gene encoding non-specific lipid-transfer protein 1 produces MANNKTAFAKASCMALMVCIAAALGAPFLGAMAEFTCCEIKPVIAACGSYVKTGGNNIPMECCMAVRNLRDIVRRSMHTQYLACLCLQDVVKQHHHTINTTAYENLPYSCGVALPYHFTHDMDCNIIR; encoded by the exons ATGGCGAACAACAAGACAGCATTTGCGAAGGCGAGTTGCATGGCTCTGATGGTGTGCATCGCGGCCGCCTTGGGTGCACCGTTTCTAGGAGCCATGGCTGAATTCACATGCTGCGAGATAAAACCTGTAATTGCAGCATGCGGAAGTTACGTGAAAACAGGTGGAAATAACATCCCAATGGAATGCTGCATGGCGGTTAGAAACCTAAGGGACATTGTcaggagatctatgcatactcAGTATCTAGCTTGTCTTTGCCTTCAAGATGTTGTTAAGCAACACCATCATACTATTAACACTACTGCGTATGAAAACCTTCCTTACAGCTGCGGCGTTGCCTTGCCCTACCATTTCACTCACGACATGGATTGCAACAT CATAAGGTAA